One window of the Streptomyces sp. NBC_00259 genome contains the following:
- a CDS encoding tetratricopeptide repeat protein, producing MRIFGKVRHRPSASWRQATDRAFTLIGDGRYEDAGALLTRAADLEPWLSESWFNLALLHKFRHDWEQARAAGLRAVALLDKETGAPDWWNVGIAATALQDWPLARRAWQAYGLKVPGGPRAAGGGGAAAGVEPVGMELGSAAVRLSPEGEAEVVWGRRLDPARMEVLSIPLPSSGRRWGEVVLHDGVPHGERTTAAGHSFPVFDEIELWAPSPVPTWVVLLEAATEDDRDALEQLAADAGFAAEDWSSSVRLLCRACSESRMPSAEGDGEHLDPHDHSEPGHPGPLGHRTAGDLWVPERECGIAAPAALVRGLLDGWVADSPDSREWRDLEEVC from the coding sequence GTGAGGATCTTCGGGAAGGTACGGCATCGGCCCTCCGCCTCTTGGCGGCAGGCCACCGACCGCGCGTTCACGCTGATCGGCGACGGCCGGTACGAGGACGCGGGCGCGCTGCTCACGCGCGCGGCGGACCTGGAGCCCTGGCTCTCCGAGTCCTGGTTCAACCTGGCGCTGCTGCACAAGTTCCGGCACGACTGGGAGCAGGCGCGCGCCGCGGGCCTGCGGGCCGTCGCGCTGCTGGACAAGGAGACCGGCGCTCCCGACTGGTGGAACGTCGGGATCGCGGCGACCGCGCTGCAGGACTGGCCGCTGGCCCGCCGTGCCTGGCAGGCGTACGGGCTGAAGGTGCCCGGAGGCCCGCGTGCCGCGGGCGGCGGAGGGGCCGCGGCGGGCGTCGAGCCCGTCGGGATGGAGCTGGGCAGCGCCGCCGTACGGCTGTCGCCGGAGGGCGAGGCCGAGGTCGTATGGGGTCGCAGGCTCGACCCGGCGCGCATGGAGGTCCTGTCCATTCCGCTGCCGTCCTCCGGCCGCCGCTGGGGCGAGGTCGTCCTGCACGACGGGGTCCCGCATGGCGAGCGGACCACGGCCGCGGGCCACAGCTTCCCCGTCTTCGACGAGATCGAGCTCTGGGCGCCCTCGCCCGTCCCCACCTGGGTGGTGCTGCTGGAGGCCGCCACGGAGGACGACCGGGACGCGCTGGAGCAGCTGGCCGCCGACGCCGGGTTCGCCGCCGAGGACTGGTCCTCGTCGGTGCGGCTGCTGTGCCGGGCCTGTTCCGAGAGCCGGATGCCCAGCGCCGAGGGCGACGGGGAGCACTTGGACCCGCACGACCACAGCGAGCCGGGCCACCCGGGGCCGCTCGGCCACCGCACGGCCGGGGATCTGTGGGTGCCGGAGCGCGAGTGCGGTATCGCGGCGCCGGCCGCGCTGGTCCGGGGGCTGCTCGACGGCTGGGTGGCGGACAGTCCCGACAGCCGTGAGTGGCGGGATCTCGAGGAAGTCTGCTGA
- a CDS encoding ribonucleotide-diphosphate reductase subunit beta, with translation MTANSKNLLDPGFELTLRPMRYPDFYDRYRDAIKNTWTVEEVDLHSDVADLAKLSPGEQHLIGRLVAFFATGDSIVANNLVLTLYKHINSPEARLYLSRQLFEEAVHVQFYLTLLDTYLPDPADRTAAFDAVENIPSIREKAQFCFRWMDSVEKIDRLETRSDRRRFLLNLICFAACIEGLFFYGAFAYVYWFRSRGLLHGLATGTNWVFRDETMHMNFAFEVVDTVRKEEPELFDDELRQQVTDMLTEAVEAELQFARDLCGDGLPGMNTESMREYLQCVADQRLTRLGFAPVFGSENPFSFMELQGVQELTNFFERRPSAYQVAVEGSVDLDEDF, from the coding sequence ATGACCGCCAATTCCAAGAACCTGCTCGACCCGGGCTTCGAACTGACTCTCCGCCCGATGCGCTACCCGGACTTCTACGACCGCTACCGGGACGCCATCAAGAACACCTGGACGGTGGAGGAGGTCGACCTCCACTCGGACGTCGCCGACCTGGCCAAACTGTCCCCGGGCGAGCAGCATCTGATCGGCCGCCTGGTCGCGTTCTTCGCGACCGGTGACTCGATCGTCGCGAACAACCTGGTGCTGACGCTGTACAAGCACATCAACTCCCCCGAGGCGCGGCTGTATCTGTCGCGGCAGCTCTTCGAGGAGGCCGTGCACGTCCAGTTCTATCTGACGCTGCTGGACACCTATCTGCCCGATCCGGCGGACCGCACCGCGGCCTTCGACGCCGTGGAGAACATCCCGTCCATCCGGGAGAAGGCCCAGTTCTGCTTCAGGTGGATGGACTCGGTCGAGAAGATCGACCGGCTGGAGACCCGGTCGGACCGCCGCCGGTTCCTGCTGAACCTGATCTGCTTCGCGGCGTGCATCGAGGGGCTGTTCTTCTACGGTGCCTTCGCGTACGTGTACTGGTTCCGCTCGCGGGGGCTGCTGCACGGTCTGGCGACCGGCACGAACTGGGTGTTCCGGGACGAGACGATGCACATGAACTTCGCGTTCGAGGTCGTGGACACCGTCCGCAAGGAGGAGCCGGAGCTCTTCGACGACGAACTCCGGCAGCAGGTCACGGACATGCTGACGGAGGCCGTCGAGGCGGAGCTGCAGTTCGCCCGCGATCTGTGCGGTGACGGCCTGCCCGGCATGAACACCGAGTCCATGCGCGAGTACCTGCAGTGCGTCGCCGACCAGCGGCTCACCCGACTGGGCTTCGCCCCGGTGTTCGGCTCCGAGAACCCCTTCTCCTTCATGGAGCTGCAGGGCGTTCAGGAGCTGACCAACTTCTTCGAGCGCCGTCCGTCCGCCTACCAGGTGGCCGTCGAGGGATCGGTGGACCTGGACGAGGACTTCTAG
- a CDS encoding D-Ala-D-Ala carboxypeptidase family metallohydrolase codes for MPRRTARLLLSFVMLMAASLGGVVATAGTAHADGCYTWSRTLSQGANGADVTQLQIRVAGYPGSGAVLAIDGDYGPATTAAVKRFQSAYGLAADGVAGPGTFNKLYALQDDDCTPIHFSYAELNDCNSTWAGGAVSAATAKSNALRTMWKLEAMRHALGDQPITVTSGFRSHACNDAVGGASSSRHLYGDAADLGAGPHTLCRLAQQARNHGFNGILGPGYPDHNDHTHLDHRPSRFWSAPSCGI; via the coding sequence ATGCCCCGACGCACCGCTCGACTCCTGCTGTCCTTTGTCATGCTCATGGCCGCCTCGTTGGGTGGGGTCGTGGCCACCGCCGGCACGGCGCACGCCGACGGCTGCTACACCTGGTCCCGCACCCTCTCCCAGGGCGCCAACGGCGCCGATGTCACCCAGCTCCAGATCCGCGTCGCCGGATACCCCGGCTCCGGCGCGGTCCTCGCGATCGACGGCGACTACGGTCCCGCGACCACCGCCGCGGTCAAGCGCTTCCAGTCGGCGTACGGACTCGCCGCCGACGGCGTCGCCGGCCCCGGCACGTTCAACAAGCTCTACGCCCTTCAGGACGACGACTGCACCCCGATCCACTTCAGCTACGCCGAGCTCAACGACTGCAACTCCACCTGGGCGGGCGGCGCGGTGAGCGCCGCCACCGCGAAGTCCAACGCCCTGCGCACCATGTGGAAGCTCGAAGCCATGCGGCACGCCCTCGGCGACCAGCCCATCACCGTGACCAGCGGCTTCCGCTCGCACGCGTGCAACGACGCGGTCGGCGGGGCATCGAGCAGCCGCCACCTCTACGGCGACGCCGCCGACCTCGGTGCCGGCCCCCACACCCTGTGCAGACTCGCCCAGCAGGCCCGTAACCACGGCTTCAACGGCATCCTCGGCCCCGGCTACCCGGACCACAACGACCACACCCACCTCGACCACCGTCCCAGCCGCTTCTGGTCCGCGCCGAGCTGCGGGATCTGA
- the def gene encoding peptide deformylase produces the protein MAQQETDEQINDGFVVDTEDCEERERAYRERGTARPITVVGNPVLHKECKDVTEFDEGLAALIDDMFASQRAAEGVGLAANQIGVDLKVFVYDCPDDEGLRHTGVVCNPVLQELPPERRVLDDSNEGCLSVPTAYASLARPDYAEVHGQDAEGNPIKVRGTGYFARCLQHETDHLYGYLYIDRLSKRDRKDALRQMADGTPRYETVPND, from the coding sequence ATGGCGCAGCAGGAGACGGACGAGCAGATCAACGACGGCTTCGTCGTCGACACGGAGGACTGCGAGGAGCGTGAGCGGGCCTACCGCGAGCGTGGCACGGCCCGTCCCATCACCGTCGTCGGCAACCCGGTGCTCCACAAGGAGTGCAAGGACGTCACCGAGTTCGACGAGGGGCTCGCGGCGCTGATCGACGACATGTTCGCCAGCCAGCGGGCGGCCGAGGGCGTGGGCCTGGCCGCCAACCAGATCGGCGTGGACCTGAAGGTCTTCGTCTACGACTGCCCCGACGACGAGGGCCTGCGTCACACGGGCGTCGTCTGCAACCCGGTGCTGCAGGAGCTGCCGCCGGAGCGCCGCGTCCTCGACGACTCCAACGAGGGCTGCCTGTCGGTCCCGACGGCCTACGCGTCGCTGGCCCGCCCCGACTACGCCGAGGTGCACGGCCAGGACGCCGAGGGCAACCCGATCAAGGTCCGCGGCACCGGCTACTTCGCGCGCTGCCTGCAGCACGAGACGGACCACCTGTACGGCTACCTGTACATCGACCGGCTGTCGAAGCGGGACCGCAAGGACGCGCTGCGGCAGATGGCCGACGGCACGCCGCGCTACGAGACCGTGCCGAACGACTGA